The following are encoded together in the Penicillium digitatum chromosome 3, complete sequence genome:
- a CDS encoding Galactosyl transferase, which yields MRHSRLGRILPRRITAIFTSTLMACVLLWVYSCLNNALIDQPSQKTIRWTVKSPLYFSTAHELYNPYIHPISKPIFNGRTGKVFWLAEPLRFTEPLGKKILILDVDSRHLDGPKGVLSKAPLNATELPPDTSGRLNHFMFSMIHGYDYRLVQIPRAVGRSGTWTKVTAIKEALKLYEYVVFLDADSMMPYPNLPMEWLFNYWDITPETLVAMALDPDAPHNRDWNGRTFLNTGFIIAQQSSRTHELFEAWENCPNETRYPNCGRWSGEWPHEQSAFGNYVRYDFNRSEDIRVLSCGEANGCPEVAATGCVGELVRHYWGDKSSLPAGAGDAVLQYLMPQLHGIFNRNSRTMVVNRTERIFT from the exons ATGCGCCATTCAAGGTTAGGACGCATACTTCCTCGCCGGATTACCGCCATCTTTACTTCGACTCTGATGGCCTGTGTGCTCCTCTGGGTCTACTCCTGCTTGAACAATGCATTGATTGATCAGCCATCCCA GAAAACCATCCGATGGACCGTCAAGAGCCCCTTATATTTCTCCACGGCCCACGAGCTCTACAATCCCTATATACACCCCATTTCTAAACCTATATTTAATGGCCGCACAGGGAAGGTTTTCTGGCTTGCGGAACCATTGAGGTTCACCGAACCAttaggaaaaaaaattctaaTTTTGGACGTCGACAGCCGCCATCTTGATGGCCCGAAGGGTGTTTTGAGCAAGGCTCCATTGAACGCGACCGAACTTCCCCCAGATACCAGTGGCAGACTCAATCACTTCATGTTCT CAATGATCCATGGCTACGACTACCGATTAGTTCAAATCCCCAGGGCAGTCGGACGATCTGGGACATGGACCAAAGTAACTGCCATCAAGGAAGCGTTGAAACTCTACGAATACGTTGTATTCCTGGATGCAGATTCCATGATGCCCTATCCTAATCTACCCATGGAATGGCTATTCAACTACTGGGATATCACTCCGGAGACTCTAGTTGCCATGGCGCTCGATCCAGACGCACCCCACAACCGGGATTGGAACGGTCGCACATTTCTCAATACTGGGTTTATTATTGCCCAGCAAAGCTCTCGTACCCATGAACTCTTTGAGGCATGGGAGAATTGTCCCAACGAAACGCGCTATCCAAACTGCGGGAGGTGGAGTGGGGAGTGGCCACACGAGCAATCCGCATTTGGGAACTATGTTAGGTATGACTTTAACAGATCGGAAGATATTCGAGTCTTGTCTTGTGGAGAAGCAAATGGGTGCCCTGAGGTCGCAGCTACCGGATGTGTTGGGGAGCTGGTGAGGCACTATTGGGGCGACAAGAGCTCGCTTCCGGCTGGTGCGGGAGATGCAGTCTTGCAGTATTTAATGCCGCAGTTGCATGGGATTTTTAATCGCAATTCTCGGACTATGGTGGTGAATAGAACTGAGCGTATATTTACGTGA
- a CDS encoding Triacylglycerol lipase, putative, producing the protein MKYAILMQNTLKGSSMAWYSYGQTVCRSNNRWYHGSPCRPRPSLEPRLEDHGKVIVDEYSIIRDTYAAPKYPVVLAHGLLGFDELRLAGPYLPGVQYWRGIKEVLVARGIEVITATVPPSGSIEARAEQLARNIEAEAKGKDVNIIAHSMG; encoded by the exons ATGAAATATGCAATTCTTATGCAGAATACACTCAAAGGGTCTTCAATGGCCTGGTACTCATACGGACAGACTGTATGTCGCTCGAACAACAGGTGGTATCACGGGTCTCCGTGCAGACCCAGGCCAAGTCTCGAACCGCGATTAGAAGACCACGGCAAAGTAATTGTCGATGAGTACTCAATCATACGTGATACATATG CTGCACCGAAATACCCTGTCGTTCTCGCCCATGGCTTGCTCGGGTTTGATGAACTGCGCCTTGCTGGCCCATATCTCCCCGGTGTTCAGTACTGGCGCGGAATTAAAGAGGTATTGGTAGCGCGAGGTATTGAAGTTATCACGGCGACAGTGCCCCCGTCGGGCTCTATTGAGGCGCGGGCTGAACAATTGGCTCGAAATATCGAGGCCGAGGCTAAAGGGAAAGATGTTAATATCATTGC ACATAGCATG GGGTGA
- a CDS encoding Protein kinase-like domain, whose amino-acid sequence MGVHKIQTVPPGRSLFRILLFVALEAPNALLHILILCLALMSCQSQIRDKTRRKHAQSKRDTRATSSALVRSQIPDMELQETPSGSEYAGSGYEPPSSPLQSTTPKAQAYVESGRVSSQNINHLPDLCSDSDPSEALSEPRRKRNFSQVISPLQESSRSGGPRRNPGDRCRQHTSQFCTQRCLLGI is encoded by the exons ATGGGTGTCCACAAGATTCAG ACAGTCCCCCCGGGGCGGTCCTTGTTCAGAA TTCTTCTTTTTGTTGCGCTTGAAGCCCCGAATGCCCTTTTACACATCCT AATTCTCTGTCTAGCTCTAATGAGCTGTCAATCCCAAATCCGTGACAAAACCAGGCGAAAGCATGCTCAATCCAAACGAGATACCAGGGCAACCAGCTCTGCTCTTGTACGGTCACAAATCCCCGACATGGAGTTACAGGAAACCCCATCAGGTTCAGAATATGCGGGCTCTGGTTACGAACCGCCGTCATCTCCTCTGCAATCAACCACGCCTAAGGCTCAGGCATATGTTGAAAGTGGCCGTGTGTCTTCACAGAACATCAACCATCTTCCAGATTTATGCTCGGACTCTGACCCAAGCGAGGCATTGTCTGAACCTAGACGAAAGCGAAACTTTAGCCAGGTCATATCACCTCTTCAGGAATCGTCGCGGTCGGGAGGTCCTCGTCGCAACCCAGGAGATCGATGCCGACAACACACGTCGCAGTTCTGTACCCAAAGGTGTTTGCTTGGGATTTAG
- a CDS encoding Arrestin-like, N-terminal has product MISHIRPEKFKILSLTTIASPHRGSSVADYIFDQIGADRLPQIYYALHRLNVETGAFSQLTRKYMTETFNPTTPDMDDVRYFSYGAAVEPGVWSAFRLSHRVLAEIEGPNDGLVSVSSSRWGGDAGYKGTLMGVSHLDLINWTNRLKWLVGEVTGNKRKFNAIALYLDIADMLAKEGL; this is encoded by the exons ATGATCAGTCACATACGACCGGAGAAGTTCAAAATTTTGTCACTGACTACTATCGCGTCTCCGCATCGAG GCTCATCTGTGGCGGACTATATATTTGATCAAATTGGAG CCGATCGCCTACCTCAGATCTATTATGCTCTTCATCGACTAAATGTCGAGACGGGTGCATTTTCGCAACTAACACGAAAATACATGACGGAGACCTTCAACCCCACTACCCCAGATATGGATGATGTTAG ATATTTCTCCTATGGAGCAGCTGTGGAGCCAGGTGTATGGTCCGCTTTTCGGCTTTCACACCGAGTACTTGCGGAGATTGAAGGGCCCAATGACGGCCTAGTCAGCGTGTCTAGTAGCCGCTGGGGAGGCGATGCAGGATACAAAGGAACCCTCATGGGCGTGAGCCATCTAGACCTGATCAACTGGACCAACCGGCTCAAGTGGCTAGTCGGAGAAGTCACGGGCAACAAACGGAA GTTTAACGCAATTGCACTTTACTTGGACATTGCAG ACATGTTGGCAAAAGAAGGACTTTGA
- a CDS encoding Galactosyl transferase, which produces MCVFWVTYKSYKVFPIPQSNLVPSNKLQRVAKVSMLYGETNHMYERALQSHERHGKRWGYPMHILRQDISVGFWNKPSYLLSLVINELTKPAGERMEWLMWVDADSIILNNEIPVEIFLPPSDLKDIHLVATQDQNGLNTGIMFLHVHPWMINFLTETMGYPIYLPQIDLGRSADQESMRRVLNKTTGGINGKGYADGVSYLPRPWINTYEWDWAYEGKRGDLLVHFPGLEERRWPHMAKWLDIVETTPQGWNLPLEETGYLNKTATYWSQMRNAKETIKSAEKKLQSGEAVSVNTTKEAVGALKSALHEKSDNMELVQQRLQDLNALIEMV; this is translated from the exons ATGTGTGTTTTTTGGGTCACCTACAAGTCTTACAAGGTCTTTCCTATTCCCCAATCAAATCTTGTCCCCAGTAACAAGCTGCAAAGAGTTGCCAAAGTGTCCATGCTGTACGGAGAGACGAACCATATGTACGAAAGAGCGCTGCAAAGCCATGAACGCCACGGAAAACGATGGGGATACCCCATGCATATCTTACGACAGGATATTTCAGTCGGATTTTGGAACAAACCGAGCTATCTGCTCTCCTTGGTGATCAATGAATTGACCAAGCCAGCCGGCGAGAGAATGGAATGGTTGAT GTGGGTAGATGCAGACTCAATTATACTGAACAACGAAATCCCCGTGGAGATCTTCCTTCCGCCATCAGATCTGAAAGATATCCACCTGGTGGCAACGCAAGACCAAAATGGCCTTAACACGGGAATTATGTTCCTCCATGTTCATCCTTGGATGATCAATTTCCTCACCGAAACAATGGGCTACCCTATATATCTCCCTCAAATTGACCTCGGTCGATCTGCCGATCAGGAGAGTATGAGACGTGTGCTCAATAAGACCACTGGGGGGATTAACGGAAAAGGTTACGCCGACGGAGTCTCCTACCTGCCACGACCATGGATCAACACATATGAATGGGACTGGGCCTATGAAGGCAAGAGAGGGGATCTGCTCGTGCATTTCCCGGGTCTTGAGGAGCGCCGATGGCCGCACATGGCCAAATGGCTGGATATTGTCGAGACGACTCCTCAAGGGTGGAACTTGCCTCTTGAGGAGACTGGATATCTCAACAAGACGGCAACGTACTGGTCGCAGATGCGAAATGCGAAGGAAACTATCAAGTCGGCGGAAAAGAAACTACAGTCTGGGGAGGCAGTGTCTGTAAACACTACCAAGGAGGCAGTCGGTGCACTCAAGAGCGCATTGCATGAGAAATCAGACAATATGGAGCTAGTACAGCAACGGCTCCAGGATCTTAATGCGTTGATTGAGATGGTATAG
- a CDS encoding Vacuolar (H+)-ATPase G subunit, producing the protein MSAQNSAGIQTLLDAEREAQKIVQKAREYRTQRIRDAKSEAQKEIEEYRNQKEAEYKKFEGEHSSGYKASEAEADKEAEVKLQEIKEAGKKQGDKVVAELIRVTTDVKPEVPEKIKA; encoded by the exons ATG TCGGCTCAGAACTCCGCTGGCATTCAGACTCTCCTCGAT GCCGAGAGAGAGGCTCAGAAGATTGTGCAGAAAG CCAGAGAGT ACCGTACTCAGCGGATAAGAGACGCTAAGTCAGAGGCCCAgaaggagatcgaggaaTACAGAAACCAGAAGGAAGCGGAGTACAAGAAGTTCGAGGGCGAG CACTCAAGCGGATACAAGGCATCCGAGGCGGAGGCCgacaaggaagccgaggtcAAGCTCCAGGAGATCAAGGAAGCTGGCAAGAAGCAGGGCGACAAGGTGGTCGCAGAACTCATTCGTGTGACGACCGACGTCAAGCCCGAGGTGCCTGAGAAGATCAAGGCATAA
- a CDS encoding Cytochrome c oxidase assembly protein, putative: MSRASKFTLAVTGLATMGTVWFVHWAQEADRAAMHRGVERDMEKQRIRLERQADFEMQKTLEQEYLKLQTVHSTTDDSNTTSQNTG; the protein is encoded by the exons ATGTCTCGCGCATCAAAGTTTACATTGGCAGTCACTGGCCTCGCCACCATGGGTACTGTCTGGTTTGTTCACTGGGCACAAGAGGCGGATAGAGCG GCCATGCATAGAGGTGTCGAACGTGATATGGAAAAGCAGCGTATTCGACTAGAGCGCCAGGCCGACTTTGAAATGCAAAAGACCCTCGAGCAGGAGTACCTCAAGCTCCAGACGGTACACAGCACCACGGACGACTCAAATACAACCAGTCAAAATACGGGGTAG